The DNA sequence TCTATAAACTGTTGTCCTAAATTATCAGGTATACGATAATCATCTAAATTTATTCCAACTTTCTCAACAGTTATATCATATCTCCCTGTTGCTTGTCCTATTGATAATACTATATCAGGATTATGCTCTATAATTGCTTTTTCAATTTTTTCTAATGATTTAAATCCTGCTGTTGGTATTT is a window from the Oceanivirga salmonicida genome containing:
- a CDS encoding pyroglutamyl-peptidase I family protein, with translation MTFSASSDFLSSVAPVIIPSVLFKLEIPTAGFKSLEKIEKAIIEHNPDIVLSIGQATGRYDITVEKVGINLDDYRIPDNLGQQFI